GTTCTCTGTCGCAAAAATACCACTCACATGGAACTTAAACAAAGGAGTTTGAGGTTGTTGTTTATTTCGATCCTCCTATTCTCTGTTTGTTACATTCCCTATCACGTAGTTAAGAACCTTAACCTCTGGTCGAGAGTTCTGGACAAACAGATGATATGCCGTAAATGGTCTGCGAGAGTTTACATCGCTCATCAGATAAGTCGTGGCCTTGTGTGTCTGAACAGTGCTCTCAACCCTCTGGTTTACCTCCATGTGAATGAAGAAATTCCTGCTCAGGTCAGACAGCTGCTTCAGCGAGCTCGTCAAATGTTCAACCGTTTGTTTCTGTCAAACTCCGACTCTTCTCCTGTGGCTCAAACTGCAGACGAAGATTAACGCGAGTAAACATGTCACTAATTCTATTAAAAGAATCCTATAAACATCTGTGCAAAATGCCCATGCAAATTGTAGATGAAGTTAAATATAACAATGTTCAGTGAATGAAAgctcaaacagctgctctgcaaCTTCTTTAGACTAACATCTAGCTCTTTATTGTATATTACTTAAAACAttagttcatttcatttctgacctttgtgtttgttgtaatgCTTTGTTATTATAtacagaaaaagtcaaataaacaagTCTTAACAAGTCTTGATATGTGTGAGGAGATGATGTTCACATTATGTGGTTGAGGGCGGAGAAGCTTAGTGTCATACACTCTGTCTCTATTGGTTCAGGACAGGAAGAACATGGTGTCCCACCTATACACAGTAATCAAGAATTACTTTATTCGCGCTTATGATACAGAATGTATTCTGAATGATACCATAGACAATCTGTGCTGTAATCAATAACATTTGACTAAccaatttcaaatattttttattaaaatatttcccAGGTCAAGAATAAACTGTCACTCTCAAGTAGTTGAATAGCTACATGTTCTGTGAGCAGTGGAATAAAATGCAGAATAATATTAACGCTGCAGAACAAGAAaaatgatgcattcatgtgtcACTGATGATATAGGTACAGTAAGCACAATGTACCTTTTTAAAGGAATATCAACATTAGGAAACATGAAATCCCTGTAAGTGCAGTTTTGGTAATTTTGATGTTTAAGTTAAATCTTACAAATGAATCTGTAGTCGGGTGAGAAAACACCCTGAGAAGTGAAATCCAACCACTGGGTGGTGAAAACCACTGGAAAACCCACTGAATgagctgaaaaatgttttgtggcCAACCATAAAACAGACTGTTTCACTTAGTTACGCGCATCAACATGTGAGAAACTCAGCCATTACACCTGAAAATGACACTGTAGTATTTGCCTTTGAGATATATCAAAGGATAACTCCAGTTTATACCTTcctgggttttattttcagagcTTTGGCAATCATTCATTTGACAACACGTTTGCAGAGATCTGGGAATTGGATGAGACATCACCACAATAAAGTGCATCCAAGCAAAAAATACAAGTATTGGAACAATCGGATAAattgtaaacaagcaaacagtttAGCCAACCATGTTATTTagagataaaaacacaagtgaGTGCATGTGAAATGTCTATGCAGGGAAACTGTGCATGCACAACTACAGTAAGTATGATAGATCAAATATAAACCAGGGAGCCAACCTTTAAACTGTGATAGATTTTCTCCTTTCAAATAATTTGGCTAACCTTGTGGCTTAATTAAAGCTGATTGATCATGTGACAGCTCATGTTTCTTACACCATTAAAATGAACTGTTAGTGATGTTGCCACATTCCCAGATGTCATGAATTAACTTggtgaataaaatgtttaagtTACAAAAAGCAATGAATTGCAAAACTACGTAAATAAGACCCATGTTGTAATTATTCTTTAATCTGGTCATAATATCAACATTCTTTGAAATTCAACCAGAAGGACTCACTATGACATGCGTCTCTAATGATGGTCACATCACACAAAACAGCATAACACAGTTTCTCTTTCAGTCTATATGTTCATCAGGAATCCTTCTTTAAAGAGATGTTACCTGAATTTCCTTAACCATCCAACATAATTGAGAGTGTCCGTTATGTTATATGTTGAAGACTTAGAGTAAGAAACACATGTTGCGTAACAGTCAgttgtgtgttcacacatgATTCAGATCTACGTGATTAAAATTCAAGAGAAGTCTGAACAGGAAGGACCAAAAGACAAAATTTATTCTCACTTCTCAAAATTACTTTGCtttaacagaaaacatcagaaaactcACAGAGGGAATTGTACTAACAGCTGTCcagaagaaaatgaattacACATCTTGTCCCCGTGTCAGCTTTGACTTTACAGGCAGATTTCTACCTCCTGTTTTCATCTTGGTATTCATCATTGGTCTGGTGGCTaattagataaaaaataaatatagtaaACATGTTACTAATTCTATTAAAAGAATCCTATAAACATCTGTGCTATACACAGTAAGCAAGATGTACTTTATTTATGCTCATGATACAGAATGTATTCTGAATGATACCATATGACTCTCTCAATTTGGAGAGTCTAGTGTGTCATCTGCATTTTGAGTGATACCAGTACATTATAAGCAGATGCAGTACCGCAATTCCTACAGACGTAGACACAgcgataataataacaatttcaTGGCAGCGTCTTTGGCTGTATGTTGTTATTTCCTGGTGTGTCATAATTTACTCCACTTGAAGGAAATGCTGTCCTTTCTTGTAAGAGTGCTGTGATGGTGAAGTTCTGACAGTCTGTGCTGTAATCATTAACATTTGACAAACCAAtctcaaatacatttttttatcaaaatattcaaggtcaagaataaactCACTCTCAAGTAGTTGAATAGCTACATGTTCTGTGAGCAGTGGAATAAAATGCAGAATAATATTAATGCTACAGAACAAGAAAAATTATGCATTCGTGTGTCACTGATGATGTTGGTATAGTAAGTACAATGTACCTACAATGTAACTTTTAAAGGAATATCAACATTAGGAAACATGAAATCCCTGTAAGTGCAGTTTTGGTAATTTTTTCTTACAAATGAATCTCTAGTCAGGTGAGAAAACACCCTGAGAAGTGAAATCCAACCACTGGGTGGTGAAAGCCACTGGAAAACCCACTGAAtgagctgaactgaactgaccGTTTCACTTAGTTACGCGCATCAACATGTGAGAAACTCAGCCATTACACCTGAAAATGACACTGTAGTATTTGCCTTTGAGATATATCAAAGGATAACTCCAGTTTATACCTTCCTGGGTTTTATGTGTTGGGAACTTGTTAGAGAAATGTAATTGTCCCCTCAATACACTATACACAGGATTGTCATTGTGTTAGTGTTACTGACGTTGACGAGCCTGCATCATCTGCAAATCACTAAGGAGATGCAATTGCTGATGGCCTCAAGGAGAAATCCTACAAAATCACAATTCAAATCcctcacaaaaataacacacttTCAATAAGCATGGTGTAAGTTTAGGCTGAAGACTGAAGTCACACTCCCACTGGCTTCAGATTGGCATGAGTTCACAATCATTGGCTCATTCACAGCATTGTGGCTGAATATACACATCTTCCCTAAAAGTGAGTTGTGTTTTTGCACATGATTCATCTCCACCTGATTCAAATTCAAGAGAATTCGGAATAGGAATTcttttaagaaccaaaaccgACAAAATTTACTCTCACTTCTCATGTTGCTTTTATAcaaaacacaactcaacacacactcacttagaGAAAGACTAAGTACTAACAGCTGTCCAGAAGACAATGAATAACACATCTTGTCCTCATGTCAACTATGTGTTTAAAGGCAGATTCCTATCGTCCGTTTACCTCTTAGTATTCATCATTGGTCTGGTGGCTAATGGATTGGGACTGAAGTCTTTGCTGCAGAACTGGATGAAACTAAAGATCATCAATGTGTTTGTTCTCAACCTCGGACTTGCAGATATTCTGTATCTGCTCACACTACCATTCTTGGTGGTGTACAACTTTAAGAAGAGTACATGGATCTTTGGAGATGCATTCTGCAAGATAACAAGATTCTGCTTCAACCTGAATTTATATGGCAGCATTGGATTCCTTACTTGTATAAGTGTGTACAGGTACCTGGCTATTGTCCATCCAGTGAGAGTGAAGGGAAGAATAACTGTCACTCACTCTGTGGCTATCTCAGTCATGGTTTGGCTGTTGGTGGGTGTTCAAAGTCTTCCAGACATGTTCTATGCCAAAACCAATGAAGGAAATACGTCAGCAAAATGCTATCATACCACCACTGGAGCCTATGTTGAGGATTACCTGAAATACAGCCTTGGATGGACACTGACTGGGTTTTGTATCCCATTCCTCATCATGCTGGGCTGCTATGGGCATATAGCTTTAGTTTTATGGACAATGAAGAGAACTGACAaggtacaaaaacaaagaggattGAAGTTGTTGTTCATTTTGATCCTcctattttctgtttgttacaTCCCCTATCACGTAGTTAAGAACCTCAACCTCTGGTCGAGAGTTCTGGACAAACAGATGATATGCCGTAAATGGTCTAACAGAGTTTACATTGCTCATCAGATAAGTCGTGGCCTTGTGTGTCTGAACAGTGCTCTCAACCCTCTAGTTTACCTCCATATGAATGAAAGAATTCCTGCTCAGGTCAGACAGCTGCTCCAGCGAGCTCGTCAGATGTCCCACCGTTTGTTTCTGTCAAACTTAGactctgtgtctgtggctcAAACTGCAGACGAAGTTTAACACAAGTAAACATGTTTCATGGTTATTCTGTGAAATAAATCTGTAACTGTCCCTCATAATCAAATTGTGCGCCTTGTACATATTATTTTCCCATCATTTAATCttaagaaattatttatttcttatgttttgtgtatataaaaatgtgttttcaatgttttaaaCAATATATTTAGTAACCATAGACTAGtactagtttttatttttgtgacttttgtaAGTATTGCAACATacaaattaatgattaaaagaaaaaaattacattgtAAATTCAGAAGAATTTTAATCAACATATGTGAaattctttttttgctttttcttttgcaaaaataaaataatttgacatGTTACAGGTGTGAAAGAATTTTATCTAAAATCTACATTTCCacattttactattattttcattcatctcaTTATGTGGTTCCCTGTCGGTATTTTGTAGTTTCTTTACCATTGTAAATTACTGCTGTTCTATCTCACTGTtaaagtatttgtttatttgtcatctTTTATCTATTCACTCTTGGATTTGAATGTGGACTTTTTGGTCCATATGAAACATCTAATGAAACATCTACAGGAAACCCAAATTGATGCAATTATTAGCAGACCAAATGCTACTAAAACTGCCATCACATCTAGACAGTGATAGGCATACCATGGCAACTTATATGACTCGGTGCGCAGATGTGCTGCTCCCTTGTGCCTCATGACATACTCTATCCAGAAAATGGCACTTTCTAGGGGTTTTATTGGTTTGTCCAGATGAAGCTGTGACAGTTGGAGCATATTCTGTTTGTAGGGCTTTCCTGGGTTTAGAATATTCTTCAGAGCAATTGTCAGAGACTCAACATCCAAAGTTGTCACTTCAACAATCTCAGCTACTCCCCGGGCATTCAAACGCACCATGTTGTCATACTGGTCAAAGATTAGAGGAATGCCCAGAACTGGGACACCATGGTAGATGGATTCATAAATGCCGTTAGTACCCCCATGTGTGACAAAAACCTTGGTTTTAGGGTGACCTAGTACATCATTTTGAGGCAGCCATTCAACCAGCATAGTGTTGTTTCCCAATGTGACAGGTCTTTCTCCGATGTGTCTCCATACGACTTTCTGAGGGAGGTTGGCAAATGCTGAGGCGATGATCTCTGATATCTCAGGGCCAAGGTCGCTCAGCAGGGTGCCCAGAGTCATGACGACCACCCCATGTTCACCAGAACTCTGTACAAATTCTTCTAAATCTGTTGGAAGAGGCCTTGAGGGTTTACCCTGGAACCCTCCGATATAGACAACATTGGGCATGGTGGGCCGAGGAAACTCGAATGTGAAGTCCACCCGCATTAGCCATAGATCTGCTCCCTGTATGAGAGACATGACACTGACATCATGTCCAAAATATTTATCACACACAGCCTGGTAAGGCGGATTTGAGACATAGTGGTACATGTAAGACAATACGCTATGATAGATTATATTATTGAGTctttgaaaaatgtccatcttGTCAGAGTAATCAGAGAACAATTCAGGGACGTAGGACAAAGGGGAAGGAGCAATGGCAAAGTGCGCCTCTCCATTGAAAAGCCAGCGCACATTGAAAACCAAGGGAAGTTGGAGATAGTGTGCCAACAGCACTCCACCTGGAAATGCAGGATCAGTCAGAAAGAGATCATATCCAGTTTCCCTCAGCTCATTGACCAGTGTCTTATTCTCAAGGATGCTGATGACCAGTTTTGCCACAACTTGCTGGTTCTCCCCTATCAAGTTGAAAACATTCCTATAGAAGTCCAGAAAAGCCCATAGGGAACCTTTATTCCGACGAATCTCTATTGATCTCTTCAAGAATGAGGTCATGAAGTCTTGGCTCTCTATGTTTTGGGACTGCTCCTGGGTGATGGTGATTGAGGTGTAATGGGGTGAGATATCGGAAACGTACCAGCTGGTGGAGGAACGTATCACTGTGATTTGATGGCCCTGAGAGTGAAGCGCCTCCACCAGGATTTTCATGTTCAGCCAGTGGCTCCCATCTATAGGGTACACCAGCACTTTTCCACCATCACAACTGGAGGAGAGACTTGCTGAAAACAGCATGATGAACGccagagctggatatgacccCATCACTGTAGAAGAGACACAGAACTTACTGAGATAATATTTTCAATATGAAAAGTTTATATTTCACAAACTCcacaaatcattaaaataataggTGGACAGTGTTCAGTATCCAGAAAAGGAAATCTTCCTGTCAGCTCACTGTGCATCGCTATATCTTAATATCTTGCCATCCGGGGCAAATCCCTGGATTTTAATCAGGTGGTGGATAGTGATAATACTAGTATATTGTATAGTATCTAGTATATTGTGATGGTACACTGCATACTTGTCATACATGTTGACATTACTAATATAATATATCTAGCATGATCAACATGAatttcatacagtatgtgctaaCGTTACCTGTCTGCTCTTAACCTGTGCTGCCgcagtaaacatgtttattcctgCTCTAATGGCCATTTTAACATTGGAGTCTAGACCATTCAAAGAACTACATTTTTCAGCTCTGGAGGTTGCCACTTGAGTGCCACATACGAATTAACCTTTGAACAGTAATTTCACTGGTTTCCAGCTAGCTGCTTTATTTCCAGATACCAGAAATATAATGTATTGATGAGTGGGGCTTTAATTAATGCAGTTCTGTCTTGCTTTGCCTTTAGtcttcatactgtatatcagacAGTACTTATGGTCTTTTGCTCAGAATTAACAGTTGACATatgttttacatatgttttGCCCAGTCAGTGCCTCATGGCATTCTCAAATTGATCCTGGTTCAACACCTCTTTCCCAAATTTTTCCAACTTTGGGCTTTGAatctatttgtggtgtgtttatgttcagtaTTCTGCCACAAGTATAACCAACCCTCTCTTCCCTAAATCAGAGCATCTGCCACATTTTGCTCTTTGTCCAGAGtctcagtcagttttttttttttttcctggaactGTTAAGTAACGCTCCGCACCAATTAACCAAGTCAAAGTCCGTGTGCACTTTATACATTAAAGTATCACACATCAGTTCAGTATTATTTAAACATGTAGTTTTGTTGTAAACACTTAACagtatgtaaaatatttaaatatttgagtAAACTtaaagcagacaaacaaagcaTGACAAAATGTTACACAGTGCAGAATTATATCTGATTCAGCTGTTCTGTGCTTGCGTGGCAAATCATCACCAAATCATAAATCTGAATTTAGAGCACAACCACAGGTCATCATAAAAAGCGGTACACAGGATATAGCAAAACCAGAGACAAGATTCAAGATTCAGAGCATAGATTCAGTCTgagatcaaaaacaaaaaaaaaccacatgaaaGCATTTCGTGCAAAATTATCAGCAGCAGTAAAGATGCAAAGAAAAGGAATGGCACAGGCTTTTCTGCAGTCCTGTTTTATGCAACGAAACTGTGGTTTGATGAAATGCCTCTGAATAatctgaacattaaaaaaacacattgtccaTAAAAAGTTACAAACTAAAAGGACAGCAATGCAGcagtttgtatgtaaaatcaGTGCTCACCTCATGCCTCCACAACCTCAGACTGCTCGTCTGAACCAAGAAGAATCCAGTGTTAAAGTCTTGCTGAGCCACTGGTACAATGCAAGTGAATGTATAACTCAAGGGCGCAGGTTTGGtgtcaacattggtagggacgcaaCAACACTGCCACCCCTCCAAAGAAATGATGACCTTTTAATGCTGTCAAtcaaatggtttattaacatataagatcatATAAGATCTGCAGTAACAGATCAAAGACTAAAACTTTAGGAAATTATCATATGTCATAATAACTTACAAGTTAACATCAGAATAGGTGGACTGTGGTTATGTTAAATATAAGTTAGTAATTTGAAAGGTATATATTAGTAATGATCAATTGTGTGCACTACAAAGTGCCTGAATTGATTGATTTcggtgctgttctcacctggaaCTGCAAcacctggcagcctaaagatgatttaatagttttatcatatattattattaacacgTTTTACCCCTCCCCCTTTAaaattcaacacatttattCAGACATATTTTAACTTACtcactttgtacttttatctgagaacattgttacacagtgattttacttctactgtaataaaatgtctttttggtAATAGTAGTTGGTGACCGTTCACCTACTGATGTGCTGCAGTCAGTGTAGTGTCTCATCTCCAGTCTCCAAAGTTTGTGTTACTGGTAGTTCATTGCTGCTTTATCTggacacagttaatgttgctgcttttttcatCAGTGTCTAACTGCCTACTGTAGGTTTAAACTTCCACTAgtctgctccagcacccagagctATTAATTCATTCTGCtaattcagcagttgtttacgTGCTATTCAGATGCTAGTTGCTTTAGCTTAGCAATCAGCGAtgacttctgtctctctccatctgtcttgcTCGGGCAGCAGATGAAcgtgttcatcagagtgtggtgctgttgtaacttcagtgtagcgGATTGTGCTGTTTATTACAGCTTCAGTGATGGTGTCTGTTGTCTTACCTTTGCCAGTATAAGGAAGCTGCGCTCTTCTGTGACCGTCTGTgtacacagcagccttcagcGTGATAGGCTGTTACTCGTGACGTagaccaatcagatggtgctgtgggcgggacatCGCTCCAGACAACAGTGGAAACTACAGATCAGAGACGGACAGCTGCACTAGAGCCAAAGTAGCACATTTTcgatttaattaattttgtcGTTTTTAAAAAACGATACTGTGTTTATGTCgacactcaaatattggtagtGACTATTCagtcctcccaaaatattagatgcaaacctacgcccatAATATAACTCCACAAGTGCCTGAGTGAACATATCTATTCTGCTGCCTGTTTATTCAACaaatatgtgtttaaaaaacCCCCAGACGTTTTTCTGTTACCGCTGCATATCATTTAATCACC
The genomic region above belongs to Seriola aureovittata isolate HTS-2021-v1 ecotype China chromosome 9, ASM2101889v1, whole genome shotgun sequence and contains:
- the LOC130175141 gene encoding P2Y purinoceptor 1-like, with amino-acid sequence MNNTSCPHVNYVFKGRFLSSVYLLVFIIGLVANGLGLKSLLQNWMKLKIINVFVLNLGLADILYLLTLPFLVVYNFKKSTWIFGDAFCKITRFCFNLNLYGSIGFLTCISVYRYLAIVHPVRVKGRITVTHSVAISVMVWLLVGVQSLPDMFYAKTNEGNTSAKCYHTTTGAYVEDYLKYSLGWTLTGFCIPFLIMLGCYGHIALVLWTMKRTDKVQKQRGLKLLFILILLFSVCYIPYHVVKNLNLWSRVLDKQMICRKWSNRVYIAHQISRGLVCLNSALNPLVYLHMNERIPAQVRQLLQRARQMSHRLFLSNLDSVSVAQTADEV
- the LOC130175140 gene encoding UDP-glucuronosyltransferase 2B31-like; its protein translation is MGSYPALAFIMLFSASLSSSCDGGKVLVYPIDGSHWLNMKILVEALHSQGHQITVIRSSTSWYVSDISPHYTSITITQEQSQNIESQDFMTSFLKRSIEIRRNKGSLWAFLDFYRNVFNLIGENQQVVAKLVISILENKTLVNELRETGYDLFLTDPAFPGGVLLAHYLQLPLVFNVRWLFNGEAHFAIAPSPLSYVPELFSDYSDKMDIFQRLNNIIYHSVLSYMYHYVSNPPYQAVCDKYFGHDVSVMSLIQGADLWLMRVDFTFEFPRPTMPNVVYIGGFQGKPSRPLPTDLEEFVQSSGEHGVVVMTLGTLLSDLGPEISEIIASAFANLPQKVVWRHIGERPVTLGNNTMLVEWLPQNDVLGHPKTKVFVTHGGTNGIYESIYHGVPVLGIPLIFDQYDNMVRLNARGVAEIVEVTTLDVESLTIALKNILNPGKPYKQNMLQLSQLHLDKPIKPLESAIFWIEYVMRHKGAAHLRTESYKLPWYAYHCLDVMAVLVAFGLLIIASIWVSCRCFIRCFIWTKKSTFKSKSE